From the Falsiruegeria litorea R37 genome, the window ATCGGGTTTTCCTCGACCTTTCAGCAAAACGTTGCGTCGCTGGCGCTTGCCCGACGATTGAAGGAAGCATCGCCGCATTTGCGTATCGTATTTGGCGGCGCGAATTTTGAAGGAGAGATGGGGCACGCCTTGATGGATGCCTTTGATTATGTTGACTATACAGTCGCAGGCGAGGGTGAAAAGGCGTTCCCGGCATTGCTCGAGCGGATTGCCATGGGTACCTCGGCCCAGGGTGTTCCAGGTGTGATCGCTCGTGAAGATGGCGTGGTTTATGCGACGCCACCGGCGACACGGCAGGTGGACCTCGCGTCCAACCCGATCCCCGATTACCGCGAATTCTTCGAGCGGCTCGAAATTACGGGATTGGCGCAGGATGAGCGCTTGGGACGTCTATTGCCTGTTGAGGGTTCACGTGGGTGTTGGTGGGGTGAAAAACACCACTGTACGTTCTGTGGATTGAATGGAACCGGGATGGCCTTTCGGTCCAAACCCGCTGACGTCTTCCTGGACGAACTTGATCTTTATGCTCAGCGGTACCGCATCACTTCTTTCGAAGGTGTCGATAACATTTTGGACATGAAGTATCTGTCGGGTCTTTTTGGCGTCATCGAAGAGAGGAACCTCGACTATACGTTCTTTTTCGAAGTCAAAGCCAATTTGCGGCGGGAACAACTGCGCGCGCTGAAACGCGGCGGCGTGCGTTGGCTACAACCAGGCATCGAAAGTTTAAGTAGCCATGTTTTGCAGTTAATGGACAAGGGCTGCACCATGTTGCAAAATCTGCGCTTTTTGAAATGGGCGCGTTATTACCGGATCAAAGTCGGCTGGAATTTGATTTGGGGCTTTCCAGGAGAAACCGAAGCCGACTACTTACGCCAACTTGAGGTTGCGAAGTTAATTACCCATCTGGAACCACCAAGCGGATGTGGTCCAATCTGGCTTGAACGATTTTCCCCGTATTTCACCAAACGCGACCAATTCCCTGTTAGCAACATTCGCGCCGAAGCGAGCTATGCGCATGTTTATCCAGATTTCGTAAACATCGATCAGATCGCATATTTTTTCGATTATGACATGTCAGACACGGCCGGGACTGAGCACCCGGACATTGCCGAGTGGATTACCGAATGGCAACAGCGCTGGAACACAGACCGACCGGACACGCTGTCGTACCGGAAAATTGCTGACGGCATCTTGATCGACGATGACCGTGGGGTGGACACACGTGGCACGCACAGTTTCCAAGGCGCCCTGGCCGATCTCTACCTCTACTGTTCGGACACGTATCGTTCGACCAGCCAAGCGGTCCAGCATGTCAATGAGCAAGGCGCATACTCTTATGGCGAAGACGAAGTTCGCGGCGCCCTGGACGAGTTTTGTCGGCGAGGTCTGATGGTATCAGAGGACGACGTCTATCTGTCGTTGGCTGTTCCGGCGAACACCAACCTGTAGGAGCGGTCGTGAAACAAGAGAAAAGCGATGTCCAAGACGTAGGCCCCGAGACAGAGTTTGGGGTGCGGGCGCGCGCGTTGTTTCGCGACATGACGCTCTCGGCTCAAAAGATCACGCGTGCGACCGACTATGATGCTTTTCTAGATGATCCTTACGGTGCGTATTCCAAATTGCGGGCCACAAATCCCGCCTATTGGAGCCCTGGGAGAAATGCCTGGTTGGTGACAAGCTATGAGGACATCACCGACATCGAGCGATCGTCCGCAATCTCGTTTTCCGAACGATGTCAAAGCCGGTTCGCTCTCTTGTCTCAACGGCGTCGCGCTCTGATCCCTACGGTCTGTCAATACCTGCCTCGACATCTGGGTCATCTCGATGCCGATGATCACAGTCAACTCAGGCCGCTTATCGATGTTGCT encodes:
- a CDS encoding RiPP maturation radical SAM C-methyltransferase, which produces MDDAMAVRDGFLATGLDGLSVAVICAPFFNVDCPSMQIGLMAAVATQAGARARTYHLNVDLAQRIGLDRYKVLCEHRGRMTGEWLFSKLAFGAQVAQEETRFFDAFPDEIDALCDKLNCDRAWLSELRNDILPKFIDDCVAGEDWAQFDVIGFSSTFQQNVASLALARRLKEASPHLRIVFGGANFEGEMGHALMDAFDYVDYTVAGEGEKAFPALLERIAMGTSAQGVPGVIAREDGVVYATPPATRQVDLASNPIPDYREFFERLEITGLAQDERLGRLLPVEGSRGCWWGEKHHCTFCGLNGTGMAFRSKPADVFLDELDLYAQRYRITSFEGVDNILDMKYLSGLFGVIEERNLDYTFFFEVKANLRREQLRALKRGGVRWLQPGIESLSSHVLQLMDKGCTMLQNLRFLKWARYYRIKVGWNLIWGFPGETEADYLRQLEVAKLITHLEPPSGCGPIWLERFSPYFTKRDQFPVSNIRAEASYAHVYPDFVNIDQIAYFFDYDMSDTAGTEHPDIAEWITEWQQRWNTDRPDTLSYRKIADGILIDDDRGVDTRGTHSFQGALADLYLYCSDTYRSTSQAVQHVNEQGAYSYGEDEVRGALDEFCRRGLMVSEDDVYLSLAVPANTNL